In one window of Pseudopipra pipra isolate bDixPip1 chromosome 27, bDixPip1.hap1, whole genome shotgun sequence DNA:
- the ABCA7 gene encoding phospholipid-transporting ATPase ABCA7 isoform X2: MASWGTQLGLLLWKNFTYRRRQRIQLAIEILWPLFLFLILISVRRSHPPFKQHECHFPNKALPSAGTLSWLQGIICNMNNPCFRHPTAGEAPGVVGNFDGSTLSRLLSEARQVLLRSDGQRLLHSFARLLPALRRLRESGNQREALPVREYLREDETFSRFLRTNTSLAPALVDELMGARLSPRIFSLAGIRLPLKALVCNASELGGFLAGGDAASTQRLQRGLCALPGPQLRAMEGSFLSQLDFPRLVAEQLSSDVGGIAGTVEALGTFLRDAASLMEQISSMTSLAELRRELEELRAPNSSTPGAGAFTALSRIACGHPEGGGLRIPSLNWYEDNDVKAFLDRNSSEWRSVASGSSSPFCRELLLSLESNPFSQIFWRGIKPLFVGKILYTPPGPGPDSVMAEVNRTFRELAVLGEVGGAWQELGPRIYTILNSSLEMQVLQELLLAPGTARLLDGFLNGTSWKLPELATFLAGPAAGPGLTWHQVYADVDTVLSTLSQFMECICLDKIEAVATEEQLVARALELLEEQQFWAAVVFQPPINATAPALPPHVHYKIRMDIDDVTRTNKIKDRFWDPGPAADPFSDLRYVWGGFVYVQDLVEQAVVRVQTGAAPRTGVYVQQMPYPCYVDDVFLRVLNRSLPLFMTLAWIYSVAMIIKGVVHEKETRLKETMKTMGLSSGILWLNWFLSSFIPFLLSSALLVLILKLGNILPYSDPAVIFLFLGTFSVATISQCFLISTFFPRANLASACGGIIYFSLYLPYVLCVAWRDYITFPLRVLVSLLSPVAFGFGCDYFSLYEEQGVGIQWHNLGASPVPGDPYNFAVAMGLLLLDASLYGLATWYIEGVFPGQYGIPKPWNFPFLKSYWFGELSSAGHPLCPTSPLTAPQVLVEEPPAQLQPGVSIRNLVKVYGSSGRAAVNGLSLDFYEGQITSFLGHNGAGKTTTMSILTGLLPPTSGTAYILGLDIRSDIDAIRKSMGMCPQHNVLFNILTVEEHVWFYGRLKGLSEQQVQEEMEQLLQDTGLPHKRREQTRNLSGGMQRKLSVAIAFVGGSRVVVLDEPTAGVDPFSRRSIWELLLKYRKGRTIILSTHYMDEAELLGDRTAIISQGRLCCCGSPLFLKARLGTGYHLTLVKRERSGAGGSTGAVPGVTKKDGSDSEHSSDTGLGSERGSEASAVDVAQLSALIQKLVPGSRLVEDIGHEVLFVLPYSGARDGAFGELFRELDARLGELGVSSYGISDTTLEEIFLKVAEDTGLDTDTAGTRRGAAPGELGDTDVADGELAEEPRETDLLRGAAGRACGRVRGWALVCRQLRALFTKRMLHARRSTRGFFAQIVLPAVFVCIALLFSLIVPPFGKYPPLQLQPWMYGQQFTFFSNDAPGDPDTARLLDALLAEPGFGTKCMREAGQTRGPCPPASHPDGFSAPSAPPSLLDALWRRNWTQAEPSPPCQCSGPGAHRMLPECPEGAGGLPPPQVQRGTGDILQNLTGRNISDYLVKTYPQIIRQELRNKKWVNEQRYGGFSLGAGGSQALPSAAEVDRAVLELRALLNITPGSPWDRLLAKVSRFIEGLDARRNIKVWFNNKGWHAMVSFLNVASNGLLRARLPPGTDPTRFGITATNHPLNLTKEQLSEAALMATSVDVLVSICVIFAMSFVPASFVVFLIEERVSKAKHLQFVSGMKPLTYWLGNFAWDMCNYLVPALLVILIFLCFQQKSYVSSDNLPSLVLLLLLYGWSITPLMYPASFLFSIPSTAYVALTCINLFIGINGSVATFVLELFVDQNLNDINRVLKKVFLIFPHFCLGRGLIDMVKNQAMADAFERFGDRRFVSPLSWDLAGKNMFAMAVEGIVFFLFTLLLQYRFFLRLGPRAPELPSLGDEDRDVARERARVGSSPPQGHLLLLKDLTKVYRRRKAPAVDRLCVAIPPGECFGLLGVNGAGKTSTFKMLTGDTEVTLGEAWLKGHSVLTDLQSVHQHMGYCPQFDAITDLLTGREHLEFYSRLRGVPEEETPRVAQWGITALGLGPHADRPAGKYSGGNKRKLSTAIALLGCPPVVFLDEPTTGMDPQARRFLWERILGVIRDGRSVVLTSHSMEECEALCTRMAIMVNGRFRCLGSVQHLKNRFGDGYTVVVRAGGPGPAAVQALLQRHFPAIVLRERHGGLLRYHLPARAAPLAAVFSLLAAHRGPCHIEDYSVSQTTLDQVFVHFAQEQSDGDPGEAVAPGQDVAPSPGRRLSTFLEDESYQESAV; encoded by the exons TGGGGCacccagctggggctgctgctctggaaGAACTTCACCTACCGCCGGCGGCAGCGG ATCCAGCTGGCCATCGAGATCCTGTggcccctcttcctcttcctcatcctgATCTCGGTGCGACGATCTCACCCACCCTTCAAGCAGCATGAGT GCCACTTCCCCAACAAGGCACTGCCTTCGGCAGGGACCCTGTCCTGGCTCCAGGGCATCATCTGCAACATGAACAACCCCTGCTTCCGACACCCCACGGCGGGAGAGGCCCCCGGCGTGGTGGGCAACTTCGACGGCTCCAC CCTCTCCCGCCTCCTGTCCGAAGCCCGGCAGGTCCTGCTCCGCTCTGACGGGCAGCGGCTCCTGCACAGCTTTGCCcggctcctgcctgccctgcgCCGGCTCCGGGAGAGCGGGAACCAGCGGGAGG ccctgccagtgaGGGAATACCTGAGAGAGGACGAGACCTTCTCACGGTTCCTGCGGACCAACACGTCTCTGGCCCCGGCGCTGGTGGATGAGCTGATGGGGGCTCGGCTCAGCCCCCGCATT TTCTCCCTGGCGGGCATTCGCCTCCCACTGAAGGCCCTGGTCTGCAATGCCTCGGAGCTGGGGGGATTCCTGGCGGGGGGTGACGCCGCTTCCACCCAGCGCCTGCAGCGAgggctctgtgccctgcctggcccCCAGCTCCGTGCCATGGAGggctccttcctctcccagttGGACTTCCCACGGCTCGTGGCG GAACAGCTGAGCTCAGACGTGGGTGGAATTGCTGGCACCGTGGAAGCCTTGGGCACCTTCCTGCGGGATGCAGCATCCCTGATGGAGCAG ATCTCCTCCATGACCAGCCTGGCTGAGCTGCGGCGGGAGCTTGAGGAACTGAGGGCCCCCAACAGCAGCACCCCCGGTGCGGGCGCGTTCACAGCCCTGTCACGCATCGCCTGCGGTCACCCCGAGGGCGGGGGGCTcaggatcccctccctcaactggTACGAGGACAACGACGTCAAAGCCTTCCTGGACCGCAACAGCTCGGAGTGGAGATCAGTGGCCTCgggcagcagca gTCCCTTCTGCCGGGAGCTGCTCCTCAGCCTGGAGTCCAACCCCTTCTCACAGATCTTCTGGAGGGGCATCAAGCCCCTCTTCGTGGGCAAGATCCTGTACACACCACCCGGGCCCGGCCCCGACAGCGTCATGGCCGAG GTGAATCGGACCTTCCgggagctggcagtgctgggggaggtggggggcgcctggcaggagctgggaccCCGGATCTACACCATCCTCAACAGCAGCCTGGAGATGCAGGTGCTCCAG gagctgctgctggccccGGGCACAGCCCGGCTCCTGGATGGGTTCCTCAATGGCACCTCCTGGAAGCTGCCAGAACTGGCCACGTTCCTGGCAGGGCCGGCAGCCGGGCCAGGGCTCACCTGGCACCAGGTGTACGCTGATGTGGACACGGTCCTGAGCACCCTGTCGCAGTTCATGGAG TGCATCTGCCTGGACAAGATCGAGGCGGTGGCCACCGAGGAGCAGCTGGTTGCCCgggccctggagctgctggaggagcagcagtttTGGGCAGCCGTGGTCTTCCAGCCTCCCATCAATGCCACGGCCCCTGCGCTGCCCCCCCATGTCCACTACAAGATCCGCATGGACATCGACGATGTCACGAGGACCAACAAGATCAAGGACAG GTTTTGGGACCCAGGCCCCGCAGCTGACCCCTTCAGCGACCTGCGCTACGTCTGGGGGGGCTTTGTCTACGTGCAGGACCTGGTGGAGCAGGCGGTGGTGCGGGTGCAGACCGGGGCTGCCCCACGGACAGGGGTCTATGTCCAGCAAATGCCCTATCCCTGCTACGTGGATGATGT GTTCCTGCGGGTCCTGAACCGCTCGCTGCCCCTCTTCATGACGCTGGCCTGGATCTACTCGGTGGCCATGATCATCAAGGGGGTAGTGCACGAAAAGGAGACACGTCTCAAGGAGACCATGAAGACCATGGGGCTAAGCAGTGGGATCCTCTGGCTCAACTGGTTCCTCAGCAGCTTCATCCCCTTCCTCCTCAGTTCTGCCCTCCTCGTCCTCATCCTCAAG CTGGGAAACATCCTGCCCTACAGCGACCCGGCcgtcatcttcctcttcctcggcACCTTCTCGGTGGCCACCATCAGCCAGTGCTTCCTCATCAGCACCTTCTTCCCCCGCGCCAACCTGGCCTCGGCGTGCGGCGGCATCATCTACTTCTCCCTGTACCTGCCCTACGTGCTGTGCGTCGCCTGGCGCGACTACATCACCTTCCCGCTGCGCGTGCTCGTG AGCCTGCTGTCCCCCGTGGCCTTTGGCTTCGGCTGCGATTACTTCTCCCTCTATGAAGAGCAGGGAGTGGGCATCCAGTGGCACAACCTGggtgccagccctgtgccaggagACCCCTACAACTTCGCGGTGGccatggggctgctgctgctggacgCCAGCCTGTATGGCCTGGCCACCTGGTACATCGAGGGCGTCTTCCCAG GTCAGTATGGGATCCCCAAGCCCTGGAATTTCCCCTTCCTGAAGAGCTACTGGTTTGGAGAGTTGTCCTCAGCTgggcaccccctgtgccccaccAGCCCCCTCACTGCACCCCAAG TGCTGGTGGAGGAGCCgcctgcccagctccagcccgGCGTCTCCATCCGCAACCTGGTGAAGGTTTATGGCAGCAGTGGCCGCGCGGCCGTCAACGGGCTGAGCCTGGACTTCTACGAGGGGCAGATCACGTCCTTCCTGGGCCACAATGGCGCCGGGAAGACCACCACCAT GTCCATCCTGACTGGCCTCCTGCCCCCCACCTCGGGCACTGCCTATATCCTGGGCTTGGACATCCGCTCTGACATCGACGCCATCCGCAAATCCATGGGGATGTGTCCCCAGCACAACGTGCTCTTTAACAT CCTGACGGTGGAGGAGCACGTCTGGTTCTACGGGCGGCTGAAGGGGCTCTCGGAGCAGCAggtgcaggaggagatggagcagctgctccaggacaCGGGGCTGCCCCACAAGCGCCGGGAGCAGACCAGGAACCTCTCGG GCGGGATGCAGCGGAAGCTCTCGGTGGCCATCGCCTTCGTGGGCGGCTCCCGGGTGGTCGTCCTGGACGAGCCCACAGCCGGCGTCGACCCCTTCTCCCGCCGCAGcatctgggagctgctgctcaagTACCGCAAAG gccgCACCATCATCCTGTCCACCCACTACATGGACGAGGCGGAGCTGCTCGGGGACCGCACGGCCATCATCTCGCAGGGCCGGCTCTGCTGCTGCGGGTCCCCCCTCTTcctcaaggccaggctgggcacCGGGTACCACCTCACCCTGGTGAAGCGGGAGCGAAGCGGGGCAGGTGGTAGCACCGGTGCTGTCCCCGGTGTCACCAAAAAG GACGGCAGTGACTCGGAGCACAGCAGCGACACGGGCCTGGGCAGCGAGCGGGGCAGCGAGGCCAGCGCCGTGG ATGTGGCCCAGCTGTCTGCACTGATCCAGAAGCTGGTGCCCGGCTCCCGGCTGGTGGAGGACATTGGGCACGAGGTGCTCTTTGTCCTGCCCTACAGCGGGGCCCGGGACGGGGCCTTCGGGGAGCTGTTCCGAGAGCTGGATGCGCGCCTGGGGGAACTGGGAGTCTCCAGCTACGGCATCTCCGACACCACCCTGGAAGAG ATCTTCCTGAAGGTGGCTGAGGACACGGGGCTGGACACTGACACTGCAG GcaccaggagaggagcagctcccgGCGAGCTGGGGGACACAGATGTGGCCGATGGGGAGCTGG cgGAGGAGCCCCGGGAGACAGACCTGctgcggggggcggcggggcgggcctGCGGCAGGGTGAGGGGCTGGGCGCTCGTCTGCCGCCAGCTCCGCGCCCTCTTCACCAAGAGGATGCTCCACGCTCGGCGCAGCACCCGCGGCTTCTTCGCACAG ATCGTCCTCCCCGCCGTCTTCGTCTGCATCGCGCTGCTCTTCAGCCTCATCGTGCCGCCCTTCGGGAAGTACCCGCcgctgcagctccagccctggatgTACGGGCAGCAGTTCACCTTCTTCAG CAACGACGCCCCGGGGGACCCCGACACCGCCCGGCTGCTGGACGCGCTCCTGGCCGAGCCCGGCTTCGGCACCAAGTGTATGAGGGAGGCGGGGCAGAC GAGGGGGCCGTGCCCACCAGCTTCCCACCCCGATGGCTTCTcggccccctcagcccccccgtCCCTGCTGGACGCGCTGTGGCGCCGGAACTGGACACAGGCTGAGCCGTCCCCGCCGTGCCAGTGCAGTGGCCCGGGGGCACACAGGATGCTGCCCGAGTGTCCCgagggggccggggggctcCCTCCGCCCCAG GTGCAGAGGGGCACAGGGGACATCCTGCAGAACCTGACGGGCAGGAACATCTCTGACTACCTGGTGAAGACCTACCCCCAGATCATCCGGCAGGA GCTGAGGAACAAGAAGTGGGTGAACGAGCAGAG GTACGGTGGTTTCTCCCTGGGAGCCGGCGGCTCCCAggccctgccctcagcagcaGAGGTGGATCGGGCGGTGCTGGAGCTCCGGGCACTGCTCAACATCACCCCG ggcagcccctgggaTCGGCTCCTGGCCAAGGTCAGCCGCTTCATCGAGGGTTTGGACGCCCGCAGGAACATCAAG GTCTGGTTCAACAACAAGGGCTGGCATGCCATGGTCTCCTTCCTCAACGTGGCCAGCAACGGGCTGCTGCGTGCCCGGCTGCCCCCCGGCACCGACCCCACGCGCTTCGGCATCACGGCCACCAACCACCCCCTCAACCTCACCAAGGAGCAGCTCTCCGAGGCCGCCCT gatggccaCCTCCGTGGACGTGCTGGTCTCCATCTGCGTGATCTTCGCCATGTCCTTCGTCCCGGCCAGCTTCGTCGTCTTCCTCATCGAGGAGCGGGTCAGCAAGGCCAAGCACCTGCAGTTTGTCAGCGGGATGAAGCCCCTCACCTACTGGCTGGGCAACTTCGCCTGGGACATG TGCAACTACCTGGTCCCCGCGCTGCTGGtcatcctcatcttcctctgcttccagcagaAATCCTACGTGTCCTCGGACAACCTGccctccctggtgctgctgctgctgctctacGG CTGGTCCATCACCCCCCTGATGTACCCAGCCTCCTTTCTCTTcagcatccccagcactgcctaTGTGGCCCTGACCTGCATCAACCTCTTCATTGGCATCAATGGCAGCGTGGCCACCTTCGTGCTGGAGCTCTTTGTGGACCAG AACCTCAATGACATCAACCGTGTCCTGAAGAAGGTTTTCCTCATCTTTCCCCACTTCTGCCTGGGCCGAGGCCTCATTGACATGGTGAAGAACCAGGCGATGGCCGATGCCTTCGAGAGGTTTG GGGACAGGCGCTTCGTGTCCCCCCTCTCCTGGGACCTGGCAGGGAAGAACATGTTCGCCATGGCCGTCGAGGGCATCGTCTTCTTCCTCTTCACCCTCCTGCTGCAGTACCGCTTCTTCCTGCGGCTGGG GCCACGGGCTCCGGAGCTGCCCTCGCTGGGGGACGAGGACCGGGACGTGGCCAGGGAGCGGGCGAGGGTGGGCAGCAGCCCCCCCCAGGgccacctcctgctgctgaaggacCTGACCAAG GTGTACCGGCGCAGGAAGGCTCCGGCCGTGGACCGGCTCTGCGTGGCCATCCCCCCCGGGGAG TGCTTTGGCCTCCTGGGGGTGAACGGTGCTGGGAAGACGTCGACCttcaagatgctgacgggggaCACGGAGGTGACGCTGGGGGAGGCCTGGCTGAAGGGGCACAG tGTGCTCACCGACCTCCAGTCTGTCCACCAGCACATGGGTTACTGTCCCCAGTTCGATGCCATCACAGACCTGCTGACAGGGCGGGAGCACCTGGAGTTCTACAGTCGCCTGCGTGGGGTCCCAGAGGAGGAGACCCCCAGG GTGGCTCAGTGGGGCATCAccgcgctggggctggggccgcACGCGGACCGGCCCGCGGGCAAGTACAGCGGGGGCAACAAACGCAAGCTCTCCACGGCCATCGCCCTCCTCGGCTGCCCCCCCGTCGTCTTCCTG GATGAGCCCACGACGGGGATGGACCCACAAGCCCGGCGGTTCCTGTGGGAGCGCATCCTGGGCGTCATCCGGGACGGCCGGTCCGTGGTGCTCACGTCCCACAG CATGGAGGAGTGCGAGGCGCTCTGCACCAGGATGGCCATCATGGTCAACGGCCGGTTCCGCTGCCTGGGCAGTGTCCAGCACCTCAAGAACAG GTTTGGGGACGGGTACACGGTGGTGGTGCGggcgggcggccccggcccggcggcgGTGCAGGCCCTGCTGCAGCGGCACTTCCCCGCCATCGTGCTGCGGGAGCGGCACGGGGGGCTGCTGCGGTACCACCtgcccgcccgcgccgcccccctGGCCGCCGTCTTCAGCCTCCTGGCCGCCCACCGCGGCCCCTGCCACATCGAGGACTACTCCGTGTCCCAGACCACCCTCGACCAG GTCTTCGTGCACTTTGCCCAGGAGCAGAGCGACGGGGATCCGGGGGAGGCCGTGGCACCAGGGCAGGATGtggcccccagccctgggaggaggCTGAGCACGTTCCTGGAGGACGAGAGCTACCAGGAGAGCGCTGTCTGA